The Lycium barbarum isolate Lr01 chromosome 11, ASM1917538v2, whole genome shotgun sequence genome contains the following window.
tataattgagagattgagatttgagagaaagatgaagaagagtgaattgaaatgaaaatgaagaagggtttatataggggtgggggaggggttaaagtgttaaaaaaaaaaaattgggggccaaaaattaagaaaatgaccgtttggcaacggccatttttgcaaatggaccgttgccaacggtccattaccgaggcccaacggctctttccttttttttttttttttttttttaattttattttaaccggtttaaccggttcgaTTCCGGTTAAAAAAattttggaaccggaccggtaaactaatatccggttaaccggaaccggttataccggtccggttaccggttaaaaccagttacaatgaaccggttgacacctttaaTAAGGTGTTCTTATTAGATGTTTTTAAATTGAAATTTTCAAATAAAAGATTATGCATATTTTCAAGCGTTTATTATATAAATAAGTTAATCATATAAAATATATGACATCCTTTAACATACACATTAGGCTCAATAAGTAGCGATAGTGATTGAACTTAGCCAGATAATTTCATCTCTACAGAACTTAGTCGGATAAAGCAAAAATTCTCTAAACTTatccttgcaatttttttttaatttattgatTTTGCTTGGTATCGAATCCAGAATCTCTTGTTTCGTAGACCAACGCCTTATCGTGCATAAATTTACTTTAGCCtataaattttcattaaatgagaagcaatagCAAAATTAATGACTAACTATTTGAGAGACAAAAGTTAAATGCCAGTGCGTTGAAGGctaatccgcacaaaaaaatgttcAACTGAACAACCAACGGTATTTAGGCCCAACGTAGCATGTCTTGACTAGAGGCCCAGAATTTTATCAATTATTATCTAATGAACATAACATCCTTTTAAGAAAAAGACAATTAAGGTCAAGAGCAAACTGCTCTATAACGATTCTAGAAGTTCAGAATAAATCAGAACATTGGGGTCGGTCTAAATTACAACGGTCTCAAAAGTTCGTATGCTTCGACAATCAAACATTTCTCCACAAAAAGAACAGTTTATAAACAAATTCTAGGGAGACATTGCAATTAACTCATCAATTCCACATGGTCTGATTTGAATATCCATAGATTTCTCGGACGATGGTGATATGTCACAACACTGACGACGTGGCGCCCTAACCTGAAACAtttcaaggaaaaaaaaactttattatTTACTGGCACTACTAGAAGAATCAAAATTATATTCATCGCAACTGTCTCTTGGGTTGGAAAAAACAAAATATCTGCAAAACTTCCTATTGGAAATCCATCGAAATTGTACTCGTTGCAACTGATTCTGAGAGTAAAACATAGGAAGAAGCAAAATAACAATTATAGTATAAACATTACCAAAATAGATGGGTACCTGTCTAGTATCGGTATTCAACTTACGAGAGAAGACTCTAATCTCTTCCAAATTCTTGAGTTTATTATCATCTTTTGTGCAAGTTTTGCCCAATTTATGCCTCGTATAGTTAGTCCAAACTTTATCTCCATTAGAATCAACACTTTTCAAAAAGGCAAACATTTTCTTGCAAGGACTTTTCGATTCCACCTTTGTCCTGAACATAAAATGTTGTCTTTTTTTATCTTTATCATATGACTGAAATGTCTTTAAAACTGTTATAAGCTCGGGAACTTTAATGTTGCCCTCGTACACTTGTATTGCGTAACCCCAAGCAACTGAAACAGATAATGAATTTTTTCGATCATAGCAAATATATTGTTGTGATATTCTTGCAGGATCAACATTAGCAGCTTTGAAGAAATGTTGCAGAGCTTGAATTTTGGTCATGTTGGGGAATATTGATTGTACTCCTTCTATATGATGAAGTGATAGCAATGGTGATAATGGATGCGATGAAAGTAATCCAAATAGATTTCCCCATACATCATTCTGGCCAGAGGAAAAAAATAGGATGAAGAAATTACAAATAATTAGTAGAAATGCTTGGATAGTGAAATAGGAAGCAAGAccaaagttgaaattttgttaaACTAATACGATTTAATGTTTTCAAACAAGTCAAATCACAATTTGACATGATTAAAAATCTTTAATATTGTTCGTGCATCATTTGCAGATTCTAATACTAGTAAATAAAAATGTTTATTTGAATAGTGAATGGGAAACAAAATAGATGTAGATTTTGCTCTCACAACCGTAAATGCGTATAATTAGCTATTTCTGGGAGGAATTCGATCTCAGAAAACCACCTAAATAATTAATGTTAGAGAGACTAATAGATCGAGAAGAAAGTAGCCAAATTTAGCTGTTGCTTCTTATTCTCCTGCTTTATTTATTAGTGGGAAAAAAACAATTGTTAAAGTCGTGCGAGTCGAGActaattttttttccatttatttttcACTTCTCTGATAGAGCTAAATTAAATGACAGGTTGTTCAATTCAAATCTGGAAGCCTGATCCTACTAATACTGACTTAAGCAGTAACTATTTGTCAGGTGCTTAGGATTTAGCCGAGAGAAACTTTTCACATTTAAGTGCCAAGGTGATTATTATTGACGAAGAAATAACAATAATATATAACTCAATATCCCAAATTAGTTGGAATTAGTTATATGAATTATTCACACTTATATTCTGCTTTATTTTCGAGATATTATTAACGAAACAAGATTTCCCGAATTTAAATATCACTATCTCCTGAACTCAAAAAAGTTTCCAAAAATAGGATTATCGAAAGGAAGGGGAAGAAAGAACAAAGTATCAAATCCTAGACGCATTCAGAATTTTGAATTTATGGAttctaaattttaaaaaatgCAATTTGTTGGGTTCTGAATAagttatttatacatatttagtgAAATTCGTACAGGATTTTGACCAAAATTGATGAGTTTATCAAATACGTAAACGTAATTAGAACTCTAACTCTATCCCCAACATATATCATCAAATCAAAGTTGAAAAGTAGTAATTTAATAGTAAATAGCAAATAGTAAAAAAGAGTAATGACATTAAATTATCACTTACTTGGTGAAAACCAGGTTCATGTGTTAAACTCACTCCAAGCTCAGCCAAACAAGAGAAAATCCTAGCATCACTACTATAGAGACTTGGGTACCTCATCAAACAAGAATCCAAAACCCTAGCTAAAACCAAAGCCAATGGACGACTTATTGCATATCCGCCACCACCAAATGCCAtatcaaaagaaaaataattattcTGAACATAGCTCTCTGAATTAGACCCTATATAATACCATTCATTGTCATCATACTTTTCTAATGTCTTCACCAAATTATCCACGACAAAAACCGTATCATCGTCCCCAAAAATGTACCATCGCACGTTAGGGTTGTTACGCGTGACAACTTGTTTGATCATGTATGTTAGGCCAAGGGCGTAAATTGCACCCGCGCCATGGGTATACGGGAAACGAGACATGTCGTCATAAATAAGAAACGGTGGAAGATCAATATTTTTTGGAGAATTATAATTTTTCGATGGAGGGTGGTCTAGAAAGACATAAGTTTTCGTAATATTAGGTTTGTACCATAGACGGAGGAATTCTTTTCGTTTCGAAAAAGTTCTAGAGGAAGAAGCAATTGAGAAAACAAGGTGGTGAACGGTGGTTGGAGAATTTTTCGTGGTGGTGGTAGTGGTGACGATGGCAGAGGAGAAAGAGGTTAATTGGTGGGGGATGGAGGAATGGTAATTGAGAGCAATAAAAAGGATTGAGAGAAAAATGAGTAGTAAGAAAATGCCTTTGAAGCAAAATGGGGTTTTGGAAGCTGACATTTTAATTTGGTTAAAGAGGGGCTGAGTGAATTGAAATGACCAATTCAAGTCAATTCTAGCACCCTTCGAAATTCGAATGTGTTTAAAAATGGTGAATTTGGCAAAAGTTTCTGATGTGTGAAAATGTTTTACAATATATTGCTAGATCTGGTGAATCTTGACTGGAATTTGTGAGCAAAATATGACAAGCCTTTGAAAATTAATACTAATATTTAGTCTTTTACTTTACTAACAAAAAAGACTTGACAAACTTTGTCTGATTATTCAACTTGTAAAAGAGAAACTAATTATATGTTATCCTAATTTTATATGGAAAATCATTAAATGCATACCATGGTCCATGGCTACATGTCCACAATAATAAATATTGTTAACCTCACGATAAGAACATTAAAAGATCATCCAAATCTTACAATGTACTGCTTTTATTAACTGATCATCCAAATCTCTACATTGTACTGCTTTTATTAACTTTCAACTTCAATGTGTAATATCTCAACAAGTTCATACCCATCGCACGTGGCTTAATCTTCGACATAACGTGAAATAACTTTATtaacaaacataacaaaataatatGTCGAACATACACGAAATTTATGATTTAATAAATGTAAAAGTGAATGGAACAATACATGACATTCAAATACACAAATATCAATTACATATCCCTTGGTCGTGTTTGCGGAGCTTCGTTGGTTGCATCTGCATCTGTGAGTTCTCTTTATTTCAACATTACAACGTTGTATGCGGAGCAACCCGACTATTTGTTCGGCAATGTATGCTCTTTATGCAGTCATTGTCGAGTCTGTTTCATCAGAAGTTGGAGGAGATCTCTTGATCGAGGGATATTTCTACGTagatgatatttttattgttcGATTGGTAAAAAAACATGTTATTAATGTATGTCTTTATAGAAGAAAGGGACGTCTCCTTATTTCGCCTATACAAAATGTTTAGCCACGTTCATGAACGTTAAGTAACATAGTTTGTATCCATTTTTATTCTAACCATCCAATAATTATGCATTTGGGTACGACAAGGATAGTGTGTAATACAAATCACCACATGCGAGGAGAACTAAAAGGAAACGTATGGATTAGTTAAAAGAGCTATTTCTTCGACTTATGCTGGATCATGCCCGCTTTGGCCTAGCTTGCATTGTCCAATCATACACCATAATTAATCTAATGAGTTCATTCTCCTCGTCACACCCATTGCGCGATCACGCATAGCAAATAGGTGGTTTAAGCTAAGATGAGCTGAATCAATAAATGTGTCATTGCCCAACTCAAAATCTATGTGGGTTGAGATGAGTTGGCACAAAACGGGCTAACTAATATAGGTCAGAGCCCAACTCGTCTACTTGAAACAACTTTTGTTCCCTTCTTTCTAAATATATCAATAAACATTCTCAACCAAATATCCACATAGTATTCAAGTAAATTATACATAATAAAAGGGGGAAAAGCTCATGAACTATACAAATTTAAATAGCTAGTTCAAATTCCTCCTTCTGATGATTAAATTGACATTTAAAAAGTGATGGAATTAATCTCCTTTGACTACAATTTCTTTAATAGGAGAATCATTTTAGCACTTTAATTTAATTCTATATTTAGCGAATGAGTTTTCCTTGCATACTGTCTGAATTCACAAATTCTCAAGATAAATTAATCACTGTTCCAAACTATGTCAACGCTGGAGTAATTTGATATTTGATGGTTAAATTAAACAAAATTATTTTGaaattaagcaaaaaaaaaaaaacctattttcaAATTGATGGAATAAATTAATAAAATGAACAATAAAACATGCATATGCTGGAAACAGTTGACAACATAAACAATATGCGTTCATGCTCATTTCTCAACTCTATATATGATTGCATTATGAGCAGTTACAGAGTACATAATAGATACTCCGGTCTGAAAAATTTAGTTCGTGACATCTTCAACATATTATCTTCTCGATGTTCATGTTTGTTGATGTTATCTTCAACACTATGTTCACGGACTAATTAACTATACTGTTCCTTTTctccaaaaaataaataaacataGTCAATATTTAGATAAAATTGaaaacttaagtaaataattagaTAATCTAGATGGAGGACATAATACCATATTCAAATTAAACATGATTGGAGGGTAGTATgccatttatattttactatatatAATAAGGGTCAATCTAACTTTTTTGTAGTACTTAGTTAGAGTCCTTGGTTACATTACAACTAAGGTTGCCAACTAAAGGTGTCCtcttccaaatttacccctatATTTGTCTTTTATTAGTTCCTCTACTATGGGGTGTTTTAGAAATATTAAGGCACCTCTAAGCCTTTTTTTATTATAGAAAATCCCTTAGACTAACTTTTTGAAGGTGATGACATGTACTATAACTTCTTCGTATGGCTTATTTTTACTCCTACTTTATTTTTTTACGAGTAATTTTACCCGCGCTTCGCGCAGTCAATAAACTTCTTTTAATACATGCAGACGAAAAATTGAAAGTAACAAATATATGCAAGATATACATATGAAAGATCTTTTAGAAAAATTAATATATAAGAGAAAAGATACAAAACGGGAAAAAACCTTCAATAGAAGCATCTCATATGTGTTTTATAAGTTTATAATAAAGTTCTCAAGAAATAGTCCTTCAGTCATATAGGAACAACTTTTcatgtatatgcatataaaagttGGTTCTATGATCAATATTGCttaaattatgtatatattattcttTTAAATTTAATCGATATAGGAATAAATTTTCTTGTATATGCATGTAAAAGTTAATTCTATCATACATACCCATTTTTTCTAGTTAGCTGCAGCACTCTACATATAAGCAGTTTCACACAAAGAGTGGAACGAAAACAAACATATGCTTAAAAATGTATGAttataaatttttcataagcaaaatcATATCTTTGAGTAAGAGAAATCAAATTGTTGGTAATTCAACATTTTAAATGCATGATTAATACTGTATTACCGTGTTGAGTTGGACCTTGATTAATCGGAGCGTCAATGCGAGTATCGGACATCGGGCGAGAAGCCAGAAAAACAATAATGTTGTATTACTGCAAATAGTGAAAGAAGTCTGTAAAACGCGAGTTTGTGTAGGTTGGATTATCAAAGGAAGTACAAAATGGCttacctaaaacaataaaaatcaaTGCTTGGACATGTATAGTTTTAAAACCAAATAAATTGGTTCCGGAAACCAACTTCGAGTGGCTCTAAATAAcaaatatattataaggttgtctTGTTTGACAATATGGGTGCTGGAACTATCAATCCCGACTACTTTAACTTCTATAGGTAGTCAATCTTAGAAAGATACCTACATATGTGAGGTGATCATTCTTTTGGAAGAACACCAAATTTGTCCTTGCATTGAAGTTGGACACTCTGTTTCTGCCATGATTGTTGCTATCGCTTCCGTTGCCCGCCTCGTTCTCTTCACAAAACTTGTTACCGTCTCCAGTGTCGTCGATGTATCCGTGTTTAATATTTGATGGCTTCTCCGAAATTAAAGAGCACATACCATATCAAATGAAACTTGTTTAATTCAATACGTGAGCAACGAAACAACTAATAGACAAAATATTGAGTAGTACAATTAACCTAAAATGAGGTGGAAAAAATATATGCTGAAGAGGAAAGGAGAATTTGCTGGCCAGTGGGAGGGAGAGGTAAAGGAGAAGGACGGAAAGTGAAGAAAAATAGTTTTAGTTGAAAAAGGGAAAGAGGAATAGTAATTAACAGAGGGAGGTTTTAAAACTGCCAAATTTAAAAGGTGTGTCCTTTTAATTTTCTTAAGCAAATTAAATGGCAAAAAAGGAGTAAAGAGGCAGAAAAAtaggaaaaaagataaatatagtTTCTGATTTTTTAGAGCGCCACGTAGGTGAGCCTATTgcctgcttatatatatatatatatatttaaggtGTCACACCCAATTTTGGTAGATTTAGAAAATTTTAAGGCCCTCTTAAAACGCTTAGCAAATTATGAATTGTGATGATgccaattaaaaaaaaacacgTCACTAGGCATAATTTGAATGAGAGAATACACCAAATTTGTAGTTACCTTAATTAAAACATGTATTGcacaaaaaaaatacaaatttcTCTAATTAATAACTCTTTAATTGTTCAGTGTGAAACTTtgaaaatttaatagataaaATTGGTCTTAATTTGGATTAGATATTgttacctattttttttttttatctaatcATTTGCTAACAATATTGAAATTTGAATCTTTTCATCGGCATGTTTTGTTAGTTTGTATGTTGATTACCCATATCGTTCATGCTTAACAAAAGTAACTTTCTTTTttggatattattttgtgtattataatattttatttttttaaatatgatCTACGCATACTTAATTACATTTTCTATGCATAATGAACAATGTAAGCTATAGTTTATACAGCATTCAtctaaaaaaaataattcaagACTGTACTACGTGGTTAGTCAGTTCAATTTTTGGTATGAATTCATAAATATATTTCTTAATATATATTTACACTTAAAAGTTACATAAAAAGAAATTATAATATGAACTTGATGGAGTAGTTTAAATGTGGAGAACATCTTTGAAAAATATGTAGTTAATGAAACATTTTTTAGTTTTCCAGCAATAGTAATGTCCAGCATCTTGTGACAAAAGAGAGTagactttttatgtttttttagtATCATTTTTTTTACGCGGGTAAAAAATTTGTTAGGCAGTGTTTGTTAGCATAGGGAAACAtgattaaatgaatcatgaagcaTTGAATCTTCATTTGTGTttgagaaaataattaaaatatacattttataaaataatgtaCCATTTAAACTAGCAAAAGGAAAAAATGTCATTTTCTCATCACGCAAATTTTTAGAAAGTAAAAGGAAAGTCTAATTATATGAAGAAAAGTAATtgttcaccaaaaaaaaaaaagtagttaaTTTTTCTTTGTCTTTTCAATATACTTTGTATAATTTAATTGAATTAACATATACAAACATTTGTAaagtataaaattttatttttatttatttgaaaGCTATTTCTATTTCTAAGTAACCTCATTAAAATCTcaacaaaagaataaatatagCATATCTAATTGATGTCTCTAgaaccaagttttttttttttttttggaagaaaaTGTTATATTGGATATATGTTGTTAAAAATTAAGAGACTTTAATTATTTGTTTGAAGGTAAAAAAAGGGTCTAAAGTAAGGGAAAAAAAAgatttgttgttcaattttcaaatatttttatgcaatttaaaTATATGGGAAGCCTTTATCTTGTAAGAGTTTGCAAAAAATATCGaactaatctttcaataatttaaTGTCATAAAGAgtgggaaaaaaataaaaattaaaaatttcaaGTGTGACTTTTAATCTTAATTTTGGGCCCGTGCTAgagtttgcaaaaaaaaaatcaaactaatATTTCAATAACTTAATGTCACAATGAAGcgggaaaaaaataaaaagtaattaCAAATTTAACTTTTAATATTAGTTAAGCCCGGGCCAAAAGCCCACTAGTATCTTGAATAATCACGAGTTGAGCTCTAATTATTGTCGTTGAAGTTTGAAAAGTGATTGTGCCGAGTTTGGGTTGCTTCATAGGTTGACTTTGAGCTAGCTTTCATCATGGGTTAGAGATTGGTTGTGCCCAGACATAACTCATGCCGGCATGCTCAAGTACCAGAGGCGAATCCAGAATTTCAACAGGATAGATTTACTATTGCTTTTAAGATAAGATATAAAGAAAAAAGAGATGCAAAAATGCATTTTGTCAGATTCGATCTCACGACCTTAAGAGATTAAATCTAACACTTAACTAGTGCTCCACTTAGTCTTGTTTGGTCATatgttccttcagttaatattagatactccctccgtcccaattatttgacacttttcgcttttcgagagtcaaacgagttgttctaccgtaattttttcatatgtcttttaaatattttaaattattaattatggtgacttatagtactttttacgtagtttttaaatatgtaaattttatttcaaaaaatttcaaaatattatGTTGAAACACACggtcaaaattaagaagtttgtctcgaaaaacgaaaagtgtcacaaattgggacggagggagtatattttaagaattatatacacaaaaaactGAGTTTAGTCGGGTGACCATGGGTTCACGTGACCTATTTTTTCTATTTGAATTAGCCCTTGTGCCCAACCCGTTAATACTTGAACCAGTTAGGCGGGTCAAATGGATTTGGACTAAATTTTCAACGTGTAATCACACTTCATAACGCGAAATATTTTAATTGCAACCATTGTGTAAATATTTTATAAACAGCACTAGAAGATGACTTCAATCTAGCTGAAATTACATTATGGAAATGTATCAACAGTTCAACACATATCGTGCAATATTCGTGGTCACAATAGGAGACACCACTCAGAAATTTTTCCAATCACGGAAAATGTGTTTTCCATTGTTTAATGTTGAATTCACATTTCCATATTTTAATACATACATCTGCTAGGGTCACTTATTTCTTAGGGAAAATAAACACAATTATTGTAACTTCGTTTCTCTCAAGAATAGCCAAATATCCTCATCACAAAGATAAAATGAAGATGGAACTTTCACGAGTCGGTAAACTAATTTTCCATATATCAAAATTGAAGTGGTATTTATACGGtgaattaatttttaaaatataggTAGCGGAATTTCCACCTTTTTTATATTTTCCATGCGCAAAGAACACCTCTTATATATCGTGAATGGGTCTGCTAAATTTTCGTACACATGTTTTAATTAGAACATACGGTTGAATCTTCATGATTTTGATGAAAAGATCATCTAAATGTCGACACTGTACTGTTCTAATTAGCTTTCAAATTTCAATGTGTAATGTTTTATACCTCAGTTTATATACTTCACATATTTCGCCGTAAAGTTAAACATGGTGTGGTGTAATGATATGTTGTTTGACACGGATTGGCCTGGGAGACTCTTGTACTTGTTTGGAATTGTCATCCCAGTTCTTGCACTTTCGATTTTACCAACTGACCACTTAAACTTGTTAGAACTCAACATTTTAAACCTTTTTTTTCAACTTGTCAATTTTCTATAAACTAAAATAACAGATCAAGTTGTAAGACAAATCATTAATTTGCAATCAATAttttaaagttgaagttgaaaaacaAAAATACACCTTATGGCCAATCTTATTTACGACTCTTCATGGAAAAGTCAAATAAAAAATACATGATGTATTGATGTTCACATTTGCAAAGGTCTTCTAAAACATTTGTCTTTGACTCTTTTCCAAACCTTTTTTAAAGTTATAAAAAACAAGAGGAGCTGATGATACCAGACGTTGGTTTTTTAAAAGAAATTCAAATCGTTACGTATTTTAGCAACAAAAGCTGGGACAAAGAAAATGCCATCCACAATCCACCTCCAACAACAAACATTAACTTAAAATTCAGAAGTGATTCTCTTAACACACCACACACATTATAAACCGTCCACTTGGTTAACTCCAAACCTTGGGATTCATATCCACCTGTTGTTTTGGTCCGACAGCCAAATGATGAACTCCGTCAAAAGgatttatttttaataaatacATTGCCAGTATAACTAATTTCTAGTAgtatatgagcccgtttggattgacttataagttggcttataagctgttttcagcttttttgagtgtttggctggccagcttaaagtcattttatgcttaaaataagctcaaaaaaataattggacccatttgacttagtttatctaaagcagcttataagctgaaaacagcttataagccaaaaaaaataagttggactaccccaacttatttttttcagcttataagctgcaaacagctttaagctgtaagccaatccaaacgggctctatatataTCAACTTATTACTACTATCAAATACAGTATAGTGTAAAGATTTACTCTACGTGTTTCTGTAAGTTTTCTTAGTAGGCGATGTTTGAACATGAGTTATCAGTTAAATGGTATTTTAAAAACGTATTTGGAGTTAAGTTGAAAAGAATATTTAAAAGTTGAAACTACATTTCAACATGTATTTTACTTGAAAAGATGTTAAAGTTTAGTGAGGAAGAATTCTTTTTACTTgacttattttttcaattttgGAGTGAAAAATTGACAACCAACCAAGTttctggaagaaaaaaaaaaagagaacttgaaaataaaaataaaatcatatTCAAACAGACCCTTAATTTGACTGTGTTAAAAAAGTTCAGTATTACTACTACATATATGATAACAAGGACACAGCTATCAGCGCGAGGGTTCATctaaatttgaaaataataaaataaaaatttagatattaaaaaatTATACGAAAAATATTACTTTATAAGTTGTAATTCTCCTCATGTCACTATGATGATAAATgcattttaaaatattgatcaaagCTTACATAGTTTAAATCTCAAAAAATGCGCCACAGAAATTTGGACAGAAATAATATACAATTAGATCAaaattattgaattttcttaattttttggtatatttttatatatttagtTTTGTAATGAAAATTCTATCATCACATCCATAAATATGACGCTGACATCAATCTTCAACCACTTCAAGATCTTTGGTAGACAAAAAAAAGCCTGTGGAAAAAGATTAGTGGAGCCTATTCAAGTCTCCAGATGTACTTATATATGAGCCAATTCCAAGGCTCAACCACATAATAAGATACTTGTTTCACAAGCCAAAGTTTTTCTTTTGAAGACACAGCTTTCTGTCTGTCGCCACTCTCATCCATGCACGTTTATGAATTTTAAAAGAATCAGAATTCATTCAGAGGAAGAGATGTCAAATCAATTCTTCATCACcataagaaaaggaagaaaaagattGTCATTTTGTGTATATGATTTCCACAAACTCTATGATCAGAAGGTGGGGTTCCACTGTTAATAGTACTTTAATTCTTGGCCATACAACTCTTTTGTTTCTTCAGTAATTTAACAGTAGATGCTTAGTAACCACTCATCAAGAAATATCATGGCTCATGACATTCTACTCCCCACCAACCCCAACCCCACGCAACATCTCTTTTTAAGCTTCTTGACTTAATTAAGTATTAAGAGATCGTTTGGTTCAAAATAAGAATACTTTTATAAGATTATAGATTATAATTTCAGGATGATAATTTTAATTCTTATATGAAATTAAATGATATTAAGATTTCCAGACCTCATTTATTGGATCACACTGCAGTATGTTGTTGCTGCAGATATAATGTGATACTCCTATAAATTAAATTTTGTATTGATATGAGCTAATATCAATAATTAAATGGTGGttaaatataatttcaaatttAATTTAGGCCATACAACTCTTCTTTTTTAATCCAAACATGATTA
Protein-coding sequences here:
- the LOC132618474 gene encoding uncharacterized protein LOC132618474, whose product is MSASKTPFCFKGIFLLLIFLSILFIALNYHSSIPHQLTSFSSAIVTTTTTTKNSPTTVHHLVFSIASSSRTFSKRKEFLRLWYKPNITKTYVFLDHPPSKNYNSPKNIDLPPFLIYDDMSRFPYTHGAGAIYALGLTYMIKQVVTRNNPNVRWYIFGDDDTVFVVDNLVKTLEKYDDNEWYYIGSNSESYVQNNYFSFDMAFGGGGYAISRPLALVLARVLDSCLMRYPSLYSSDARIFSCLAELGVSLTHEPGFHQNDVWGNLFGLLSSHPLSPLLSLHHIEGVQSIFPNMTKIQALQHFFKAANVDPARISQQYICYDRKNSLSVSVAWGYAIQVYEGNIKVPELITVLKTFQSYDKDKKRQHFMFRTKVESKSPCKKMFAFLKSVDSNGDKVWTNYTRHKLGKTCTKDDNKLKNLEEIRVFSRKLNTDTRQVRAPRRQCCDISPSSEKSMDIQIRPCGIDELIAMSP